The DNA window CCCCTCGATCTCAGCGCGAGTGAATAGCCGGACGGACTCCTGAAATTCTTTTACGCCGGCATCCGTCTTGATCACGATCTTCTTATTTACTCGTGCCCCGTCGATCTGGCGGTATTGATCGACAGGCTCGCCACACTCGAGCGTACTTTGTGAATGCGGAATGAGCGTCGCCCGAACGACCGAGGCGTTGAAGTAGTCGATCACGAAACAGCCGCCTGCTTCCAACCCTCCGGCGACATGGGCGATGACTTCCTCATTTTCCAAATCGTGCTCGAAGTAACCGAAACTCGTAAATAGATTTACGATGAGATCATACGTCCCGGTGAACTCTCGCATATCACGATTGACAAAGGTGACATGCACGTGTGCCTCTTCTGCCGATTCGCGAGCTTTCCGAATTAGCGTGGGCGAGAGATCAACGCCG is part of the Bacteroidota bacterium genome and encodes:
- a CDS encoding class I SAM-dependent methyltransferase, which translates into the protein MWYKDWFADEHYLALYQHRNAEDASKLLDLIERTVHPHKDARILDLACGAGRHSIAFAKRGYTHVTGVDLSPTLIRKARESAEEAHVHVTFVNRDMREFTGTYDLIVNLFTSFGYFEHDLENEEVIAHVAGGLEAGGCFVIDYFNASVVRATLIPHSQSTLECGEPVDQYRQIDGARVNKKIVIKTDAGVKEFQESVRLFTRAEIEGMITRQGLHIAEVFGNYDGAAFDEGSSPRVIIVARKDA